One Pseudomonadota bacterium genomic region harbors:
- a CDS encoding regulator translates to MHRAEAFDSTSITWHRLGDFEHFVFAMLSVDRERRLVDAILKFDGPEAIFLHRHLAHTNTFVIEGEHVIYEADGQVRERRPAGSFTEAPADTVPHSESGGAGGAVVLYHLRGEQDTMFEILNQRQEVVGTLGVEDFHQALLQQQA, encoded by the coding sequence ATGCATAGGGCCGAAGCATTCGATTCCACCTCGATCACCTGGCACCGCCTAGGTGACTTCGAGCACTTCGTCTTTGCCATGCTGAGCGTGGACCGCGAGCGACGGCTCGTCGATGCGATCCTGAAGTTCGACGGGCCCGAAGCGATCTTCCTCCATCGCCACCTAGCGCATACCAACACGTTCGTCATTGAGGGTGAGCATGTGATCTACGAAGCCGACGGTCAGGTGCGAGAACGTCGACCCGCAGGCAGCTTCACCGAGGCTCCCGCGGACACGGTCCCCCATAGCGAGAGTGGCGGCGCCGGTGGCGCAGTGGTGCTCTACCATCTGCGTGGAGAGCAGGACACCATGTTCGAGATTCTCAACCAGCGTCAGGAGGTCGTGGGAACCCTCGGCGTGGAGGACTTTCACCAGGCCCTTCTTCAGCAGCAGGCCTAG